One region of Salvia miltiorrhiza cultivar Shanhuang (shh) chromosome 3, IMPLAD_Smil_shh, whole genome shotgun sequence genomic DNA includes:
- the LOC131014284 gene encoding uncharacterized protein LOC131014284, producing MDLLNKAYATASDSDEDGSTGRQDGGGGVLEQWCPLPPPPKRLRSGTLSANQMQMAASLLPSHHAEAPIPGRYISKRQRAAALEPKPTAGNQNYVAPSPVKGSISVSDVPLAILTTLQRRTKASQNPVSLSAALNGHTSSVNAVQWSTAHAHLLASAGMDHTVSIWNVWSGSQKRACTYDYHHAAVKDVKWSQLGLSVLSCGYDCTSRLVDVEKGMEIKVFKEDQVVEVVRFSPNNYDLFISGGSKGHLKLWDIRTGTVVHEYVRSLGPILDVEFTVDGMHLITSSDVSKSNISENSIIVWDVSRQVPLSNQVYAEAYTCPSIRCHPFEPYFIAQSHGNYIAIFSSRPPFKLDKYKRYEGHGVCGFPIKCNFSLDGNLVASGSSDGCIYFYNSKTSKLLSKVKAYEQACIDVVFHPVLPNVVASCSWKGEVSVLHKDSNNTWKVSP from the exons ATGGATCTTCTCAACAAAGCATACGCAACTGCTTCCGACTCGGATGAGGATGGCAGTACTGGTAGGCaagatggtggtggtggagtaCTAGAGCAATGGTGTCCATTGCCGCCTCCTCCCAAACGCCTCAGATCCGGAACATTATCGGCGAATCAGATGCAGATGGCCGCGTCTCTCCTGCCGAGTCACCATGCAGAAGCCCCCATTCCTGGACGATACATATCTAAGCGGCAAAGAGCAGCCGCCTTGGAACCTAAACCAACCGCCGGGAATCAGAATTATGTAGCACCTTCACCAG TAAAGGGAAGCATTTCTGTTTCCGATGTACCACTTGCTATTTTGACAACATTGCAGCGTCGTACAAAGGCCAGCCAAaatccagtgtctctttctgcTGCTCTAAATGGGCACACGAGCTCTGTTAATGCGGTGCAGTGGTCTACAGCTCATG CTCATCTTCTTGCATCTGCGGGAATGGATCACACTGTGAGCATATGGAATGTATGGAGTGGAAGTCAGAAACGAGCATGTACGTATGACTATCATCATGCAGCAGTGAAAGATGTGAAATGGTCTCAGCTGGGATTATCTGTGCTCTCTTGTGGTTATGATTGCACATCCAGATTGGTTGATGTTGAAAAGGGAATGGAGATTAAGGTTTTTAAGGAGGATCAAGTAGTAGAAGTTGTAAGATTTTCTCCAAACAACTATGACCTTTTCATCTCTGGAGGATCAAAAGGTCACCTCAAACTGTGGGATATTCGGACTGGCACAGTGGTCCATGAATATGTCCGCAGTCTTGGACCAATCCTTGATGTAGAATTCACTGTTGATGGAATGCACTTAATAACCTCAAGTGATGTGTCTAAAAGCAacattagtgaaaattcaattatAGTTTGGGATGTTTCACGACAAGTTCCTTTATCCAATCAG GTTTATGCGGAAGCTTACACATGCCCCTCTATCAGATGCCACCCATTTGAGCCATATTTTATTGCCCAGTCCCATGGAAACTACATAGCGATATTCTCTTCCAGACCCCCATTTAAACTTGACAAGTACAAGAGATACGAAGGTCATGGTGTCTGTGGTTTCCCTATCAAGTGCAATTTCAGTTTGGATGGGAATTTGGTGGCCTCTGGATCCTCCGATGGTTGTATCTACttttataattctaaaacaTCCAAACTTCTAAGCAAGGTTAAGGCATATGAGCAGGCATGTATAGATGTTGTATTCCATCCTGTCTTGCCGAATGTAGTTGCTAGCTGTAGCTGGAAAGGCGAGGTCTCAGTTCTCCACAAAGATAGCAATAACACTTGGAAAGTCTCACCATGA